The genomic segment GGGCTCGCGGAGCTGTTGAGCGCCTCGGGTCATCCCGTGCCCTCGCACGTCCTGGCCGAGCAGCTCGAGGTGCTCCGGTATGGCCACGGCACGGCGCTGCTCGCCCTCGAATGGGGGCCGCCGAGCGGGATCGTGGTGCTGCACTGGTATCCGGTGCTCGAGCAGGCCTCGCCGGTGGCGCAGATCACGATGCTGCTGGTTGCCCCGGACGGGCGCCGCCGCGGCGTCGGCCGCCAGTTGCTGAAGGCCGCCTCGCAAGCCGCGCGGATGGCGGGCTGCGGCACGATCCAGCTTCTTGCCGCCACGGAGGAGACCGGCCTGCCGGAATTCTGCGGTGCCACCGGCTTCGTGCCGAGCGCAGGCTGCTTCGTGCGCCCCTTGCGAAAGAAGGGGTGACGGGCGGCCCCTACGGGTCGGGCTCCGGGAGGCGGCTTACAGGTGGAGGAAGGGCAAATCGAGCGGCCGCGGGCCGTCATGTCGGCGGCGCGACCGGAGCTGCGGCGTCCGTTGCACCCATTGGGCGTCGAAGCGGTCCGAGGCGCGCCCGACGAGAAGCGTCAGGCCATCGAACGCGGCGATCAAACCGCCGACGCTGAAGCGTAGGCAGTTGCCGCAGGCCCGACCGATCGAATGGAGAACGCGCATGACGACCTTTGCGAGCGAGACGAGCTCGGCGCTCGGGGCGCCGGACACCCGCACAAGTAGCGTTCCGGATCGCGGTTGGGACGCGACCGAAGGTGGCATCGCGCGACCGGAACATCCTCGCGCCTGAGCGTGCCGCGTAAGACGCCGGATCACCGATCCTCTCGCCTCCGAACAGGGCGGCGCAGCGCGCGCTTTGCGAGAGACTTCACTGTCGCCGATCCGGTCTGGATGCCGATCGATCGCCGCAGCTTCCAGCGTGGCGGAGACGCCAGGCATTCAAGCGCGGCGACCTCGGTCATCTCTTGATCGCTCTGCCTCTTGTCAAAAGACCATTCCAGACGAACGGAGGGTAAGGTCTTGCATGACGTCACCGGCTCGTCATCTCGACGGGTCGCCGGACGATGAAGCTCTTCTCAACCATCTGTTACGTCTTTGCGCGTAAAGGCAGTGTGCTTCATTTCCGAAGCGTCCGA from the Methylorubrum extorquens genome contains:
- a CDS encoding putative Acetyltransferase (Evidence 3 : Putative function from multiple computational evidences; Product type e : enzyme) translates to MLLGSRYGLEIRSALPADAAGLAELLSASGHPVPSHVLAEQLEVLRYGHGTALLALEWGPPSGIVVLHWYPVLEQASPVAQITMLLVAPDGRRRGVGRQLLKAASQAARMAGCGTIQLLAATEETGLPEFCGATGFVPSAGCFVRPLRKKG
- a CDS encoding conserved protein of unknown function (Evidence 4 : Unknown function but conserved in other organisms), translated to MRVSGAPSAELVSLAKVVMRVLHSIGRACGNCLRFSVGGLIAAFDGLTLLVGRASDRFDAQWVQRTPQLRSRRRHDGPRPLDLPFLHL